A window of Thunnus thynnus chromosome 17, fThuThy2.1, whole genome shotgun sequence contains these coding sequences:
- the mreg gene encoding melanoregulin, whose protein sequence is MGAAFKKFCMQFCCCCCAGDEDDEDEKQPLVPVPQDPLEYFNREVQKRRDEETNLWSEPGDPSHSERADDRVLYSLLQARTKTRMGSTGYRRLSVDIEAMRDTRREVRDKWKTILENLGFMAEADSLLTVSAGASHDRMRNAPASRALLKTLHTETSVFNSKDPPPERYLFILDRLIYLDIADDFLAKAKRFYPPKDDSDEDVPGLAINLPLLLARVEAMNGAGEEDEEEDESGREDGNLSDRS, encoded by the exons ATGGGTGCAGCTTTTAAGAAGTTCTGCATGcagttctgctgctgctgctgcgctggtgatgaagatgatgaggatgaaaaGCAGCCTTTAGTACCAGTACC TCAGGACCCGTTGGAGTATTTCAATCGTGAAGTCCAGAAGCGTCGCGATGAGGAGACCAACCTGTGGAGTGAGCCAGGAGACCCCAGCCACTCGGAGAGAGCTGACGACCGAGTGCTTTACTCCCTGCTGCAGGCCAGGACTAAGACCCGCATGGGATCCACG GGCTATCGTCGTCTGAGTGTTGACATTGAGGCCATGAGAGACACACGCCGAGAAGTTAGAGACAAATGGAAGACAATCCTGGAGAACCTAG GTTTCATGGCAGAGGCAGACTCGCTCCTGACAGTGTCTGCCGGTGCCTCACATGACCGCATGCGCAACGCCCCAGCATCACGTGCCCTGCTGAAGACGCTCCACACTGAGACCTCCGTGTTCAACAGCAAAGACCCACCACCAGAGAGATATCTGTTCATCCTG GATCGCCTCATCTATCTAGATATAGCTGACGATTTCTTGGCAAAGGCAAAGCGCTTCTATCCTCCAAAGGATGACTCTGACGAGGACGTGCCGGGCCTCGCCATAAACCTACCGCTGCTGCTGGCCAGGGTAGAGGCCATGAACGGGGCAGGcgaagaagatgaagaggaggacgagAGCGGAAGGGAAGATGGAAACTTGAGTGACAGATCCTAA
- the tcap gene encoding telethonin: MMPFCTVVEKQNGVVVGAELACSVKEENKAQRESYSADWHSVRIKSRPEDRQTMNMNDDSRRETLSRQWRARSLIQNCPSGVFRVGTMERGVREHQLLPKRNTLPLPIFIPAELGVRLGRGAPHTEEDLQPFPTPDGACPSKKTVDEITKDLPPLKPTLMEFAKAPKVLGRSMSQEAQRG, from the exons ATGATGCCATTCTGTACCGTCGTGGAGAAGCAGAACGGTGTGGTGGTGGGAGCTGAGCTGGCCTGCAGTGTAAAGGAGGAGAACAAGGCTCAGAGGGAGAGCTACAGCGCTGACTGGCACAGTGTCCGTATCAAGAGTAGACCTGAAGACAG GCAAACCATGAACATGAATGATGACTCACGCAGGGAAACTCTGTCTCGGCAGTGGAGGGCCCGTTCTCTGATACAGAACTGCCCCTCCGGTGTCTTCAGAGTGGGCACTATGGAAAGAGGAGTGAGGGAGCACCAGCTGCTGCCAAAGAGAAACACCCTCCCCCTGCCAATCTTCATCCCCGCAGAGCTGGGTGTCAGGCTCGGCCGCGGAGCCCCTCACACCGAGGAGGACCTGCAGCCTTTCCCCACCCCAGACGGAGCCTGTCCCAGCAAGAAGACAGTGGACGAGATCACGAAAGACCTGCCCCCGCTCAAGCCGACCCTCATGGAGTTCGCCAAAGCACCCAAAGTTCTCGGTCGCTCCATGTCCCAGGAGGCCCAGAGAGGGTGA